The following coding sequences are from one Nonlabens arenilitoris window:
- a CDS encoding T9SS type A sorting domain-containing protein — MRRLILITFLFSGFSIFAQNEGNFWYFGENAGLDFSTSPPTALSNSAMSTVAGCSTVSDSNGNLLFYTNGRLVWNRNHVLMSNSPSYGSTDTYSQQLIVKDPSSTNTYFILRTFWSDLVPGPALDYQIVDMSLDNGLGDIIPIQNYNHNVQFATQEKVTAFINSNGNSNWVVTTYFDYPTLRIYSIKIQNGIIDTTTRVTSNFTSVPNYLLSGQDGILKISKDGTKLILTDGFKAALFDFNINTGMVTNPIRLSTNSIYSRFYGAEFSPDSSLLYINGNTDTSGLDCNTANQRAVLQYDLSMPAGWEANPIVLNNSILNNVRHGDLQLAQDGKIYAAKNCQASLGAIQNPDILGQGANYTDNAIMLAPGTTSRTGLPNLILPSQATASGTDNSSLVIHMFPNPASSFINLSASNHLVSATILDINGRMLSQTNFTGNTIEQQISLENLSSGIYFVTIKSEVGQKVEKLIVE, encoded by the coding sequence ATGAGAAGATTAATACTAATAACATTTCTGTTTTCAGGGTTTTCAATATTCGCTCAAAACGAAGGCAATTTTTGGTATTTTGGAGAAAATGCTGGATTAGATTTTTCAACTTCTCCACCAACAGCATTAAGTAATAGTGCTATGAGTACCGTTGCAGGCTGTAGTACAGTGAGTGATTCTAATGGTAACTTGCTTTTCTATACAAATGGCAGGTTAGTTTGGAATAGAAATCATGTTCTTATGAGCAACTCTCCAAGTTATGGTTCAACTGATACTTATAGTCAGCAGTTGATTGTAAAAGATCCAAGTTCTACAAATACTTATTTTATTTTAAGAACGTTTTGGTCGGATTTGGTGCCAGGCCCAGCATTAGATTATCAAATAGTGGATATGAGCTTAGATAATGGTTTAGGTGATATTATACCTATTCAGAATTATAATCATAATGTACAATTTGCTACTCAGGAAAAGGTAACTGCTTTTATAAATTCGAATGGCAATTCAAATTGGGTGGTAACTACTTATTTTGATTATCCAACATTACGCATTTACTCGATTAAAATCCAAAATGGAATAATCGACACTACTACAAGAGTAACTAGTAATTTTACTTCTGTTCCAAATTATTTATTATCAGGACAAGATGGTATTTTAAAAATATCTAAAGATGGTACTAAATTAATTTTAACTGATGGATTTAAAGCAGCTTTATTTGATTTTAATATAAATACAGGTATGGTAACAAACCCAATAAGATTATCTACAAATAGTATTTATAGCAGATTTTATGGTGCTGAATTTTCGCCAGACTCAAGTTTATTATATATCAATGGTAACACTGATACATCGGGTTTAGATTGTAATACTGCTAACCAACGAGCAGTACTTCAATACGATTTATCAATGCCAGCAGGTTGGGAAGCAAATCCAATCGTGTTAAACAATTCAATACTCAATAACGTAAGGCATGGAGATTTACAGCTAGCTCAAGATGGTAAAATTTATGCTGCAAAAAACTGTCAAGCGAGTTTAGGAGCAATTCAAAACCCGGATATTTTAGGTCAAGGAGCAAATTACACGGATAATGCCATAATGCTAGCTCCAGGAACAACAAGCCGTACAGGTTTACCTAATCTAATTCTTCCATCTCAAGCCACAGCAAGTGGTACAGATAATTCTTCTTTAGTAATTCATATGTTTCCTAACCCTGCAAGTAGCTTCATCAACTTAAGTGCTTCAAACCATTTAGTAAGTGCAACGATTTTAGACATTAATGGAAGAATGCTATCGCAAACTAACTTTACAGGAAACACAATAGAACAACAAATCTCATTAGAGAACTTAAGCTCAGGAATTTACTTTGTTACTATTAAAAGTGAAGTAGGGCAAAAGGTAGAGAAGTTGATTGTTGAATAA
- a CDS encoding DUF3078 domain-containing protein, which translates to MKSILLSLLFLSISSLATAQDSIPEVKTTNWASWGRVSFLFNQSAFNDDWQGGGVTNVSGNLGISYDIQYKRKKLSWDTKLISDFGLSQVKDQRYLRKTTDRLELNSILGNQINQSYWNYSTIFNFRSQFISGYEFFTEEETGDDGVTRPIQKRRETSGGFSPSYFQLGLGFLWKKSKNFNFNIAPATTRLITVSSNFTDVDMNDPVAVDDYTPFFGVEANKTARWEVGASFRGYTKFEVAQNIHMENILSLYSDYLADPENIDIDYNLNLFLKVNKYISGNFEFQAIYDDNTTRGFQIRQVIGLGFKYDLGERPTKKA; encoded by the coding sequence TTGAAGTCTATTTTATTATCCCTTCTCTTTCTATCCATAAGTTCTCTAGCTACTGCTCAAGATAGTATTCCTGAGGTCAAAACTACTAATTGGGCATCCTGGGGAAGAGTTAGTTTTTTATTTAATCAAAGTGCTTTTAATGACGACTGGCAAGGTGGTGGTGTTACTAATGTATCAGGTAACCTAGGGATCAGTTATGACATACAATATAAGCGTAAGAAGTTATCGTGGGATACTAAACTGATTAGTGATTTTGGACTTTCTCAAGTAAAAGATCAACGCTACTTGCGCAAGACTACAGATCGTCTAGAATTGAATAGTATACTAGGAAATCAAATTAATCAAAGCTACTGGAATTATAGTACGATTTTTAATTTTAGATCGCAATTTATTTCTGGATATGAATTCTTTACAGAAGAAGAAACAGGTGATGATGGCGTTACCAGACCTATTCAAAAGCGACGCGAGACCTCAGGCGGATTTTCACCATCATATTTTCAATTAGGACTGGGATTTTTATGGAAAAAATCTAAAAACTTCAATTTTAACATTGCACCTGCTACTACTAGGTTAATCACCGTTTCATCTAACTTTACAGATGTTGATATGAATGATCCAGTTGCTGTGGATGATTATACACCGTTTTTTGGAGTAGAGGCTAATAAAACAGCGAGATGGGAAGTAGGCGCGTCTTTCCGTGGTTATACAAAATTTGAGGTTGCTCAAAACATTCATATGGAAAACATACTTAGTCTCTATAGTGACTATCTAGCAGATCCAGAAAATATTGATATAGATTATAACCTCAATCTTTTTTTAAAGGTAAATAAATATATCAGTGGTAACTTTGAATTTCAGGCGATATATGATGATAACACAACTAGAGGTTTTCAAATACGACAGGTCATAGGTCTTGGATTTAAATATGATCTAGGAGAACGTCCTACTAAAAAGGCTTAA
- a CDS encoding DUF805 domain-containing protein, producing METNNQPQNTEVRSRREREPFMPESNGMTMMEAVKSVFNKYTDFTGRARRSEYWYWQLFNFIVFIILYVPMIIGAATENEVIAIPFGILMLLYVLATIIPSLAVIVRRLHDTGRSGWFYFMGLIPFIGGIILLIFCVEDSKHGANQWGPNPKGIGNDDFNRNQF from the coding sequence ATGGAAACCAATAACCAACCCCAAAACACAGAAGTACGCTCACGTCGTGAGAGAGAACCATTTATGCCAGAATCCAATGGAATGACCATGATGGAAGCAGTAAAATCGGTTTTTAATAAATATACTGATTTTACAGGTCGTGCAAGAAGATCAGAATACTGGTACTGGCAATTATTTAATTTTATTGTATTTATAATCTTGTATGTACCTATGATTATAGGAGCAGCTACAGAGAATGAGGTGATAGCAATTCCATTTGGAATTCTTATGTTATTATATGTTCTAGCTACTATCATACCATCACTAGCTGTTATTGTAAGACGATTACATGATACTGGTCGTAGTGGTTGGTTTTATTTTATGGGACTTATTCCTTTTATAGGTGGTATTATTCTACTTATATTTTGCGTTGAGGACAGTAAACATGGTGCTAATCAATGGGGACCTAATCCTAAAGGAATAGGAAATGATGATTTTAATCGCAATCAATTTTAA
- a CDS encoding translocation/assembly module TamB domain-containing protein, whose protein sequence is MQKQKSQTSIKSPYRWLRRFGRTMLGILIFLFLLLLFIRSPWGQNIIVGQAIDYVQDKTGTEVKLERAFVTFDGNVQIDGLYLGDFKNDTLIYSHSLEADLALWPLINGTGIDIDYLEWDGLTARVIRQDSIKGFNYQFLMDAFATAPDTTASQPLNLHIGEFRLTNFDVVYKDQVGEMDATALFDELVLEMNELDLEQMIVDVENLSLKNAVINYEQDVVTSLAKAEKDHFPNQDTNLAEAITDDANDSQLPLLKANNINLTNVKLNYNSEPDGIALRTNIGTLESSIPMADVQNNQYEISKFKLHSSTVELLIEDESTVVTTTTSEPIVIEWPDFNIKLDHLSFNENNFLYRLNDAPLSSVQLSPDALLLTKINIELHDFNLANQKASVVLDQISLREHSGIDVKQLSGVIQLTDKNFNIEKLNGQINNSAINGSIALGYQGINQLVNHPELLKLNASIPVYKLDLKDLYRFQPDLASNSYVRQIAKQPLTGRIIVSGSTDNLQVDGFNINWGQNSATANGTLTHVTDVNRLTFEFPNINVSAYRTSLLPFINEKDLGITLPQKAQLIANLSGNVNKIKGKADLTTSYGFMTIDGNFNNGSKIQFESTVDIEELELSKMLSMPELGNLSLQLQTSGSGSNVEDLDASMDGTITSFAYNNYPLTNIPIKGSMNNGSGIITSKFKDDNVNIALASNFKLDQQLTIVDAAVDVIGIDLRAFGITSQNVKAAGKIDMSYAGNGTDYQIKTTVDDGIAVFDEQSYLLGQLNMDAFVTADSTSLDIKNKMLDLELRSNTGPQNIATALQRHIDRYLTTSQQMDTIQPVVMKINGNVRPAPILRDVILPRLQSLDTINIAVDFNEKERKLDSDIKVDYVKYADSEIDSLVISSQSDAQNLQFQLGFKNIAAGPINIKRTALTGIVAENKLNIDFTSYDDEERLIHFASTLSRKRDIDGIENLIFNLSIDDLILNKQPWFIPDSNEIAVGERQFLFKDFKLTNGNQSIELRSDLPDTDNDHLALLLDNFRLQGLLSYLNSDEKLATGIVNGKFILDDIYGATGILADLQIKDLHALEVPLGQLNLDAKSLDGSRYDMNLAIKGANVDFELKGDYEATDTAANLNLDLNINQVNVSTIAGLSDDFFKDGSGSLNGKFKVTGTTIDPNYSGELRFNNASINVAMLDTNFTLKDEKIAIDNAGITLNKLRIADAQGDIFTLNGSIGTENILVPTFDLKLKAKDFTALNSTAKDNDLYYGRATFDANASITGNLTIPVINLDLTIKDVTDVTYVVPATELDVVQRDGIVQFVNKQNPDAILTQTEEASATLTGFDITADFKIRDDAKLKIIIDPSTGDNLQVAGSGDLRYRMTPNGRMTLTGRYEIDNGYYQLNLYEIVSRRFDLAKGGSITWSGDPFDANLDVSAIYKVETSASALMASQTSGADLSTKNSFRQQLPFLVYLNVDGELMQPEISFKIDLPNDEQGAVGGQVYGRLQQLNNQDQELNKQVFSLLVLNRFFPTSGTDGSNGGTATIARDNLNQALSDQLNQYGGKLLGKTGIDFSFGVDSYTDYQGTSTQERTQLDVTASKKLLNDRLVVSVGSEVDIQGSAQEGEETPVIGNVSIEYLLSQTGQWRLKGFRRNQYDNVIDGQLIVSGISLIFTKEFNEFKNLFAKTVLEENQKARKEEEEERQEDEKSTESDNK, encoded by the coding sequence GTGCAAAAACAAAAATCACAAACTTCTATAAAATCACCATACAGATGGCTGCGCAGATTTGGACGTACCATGTTAGGCATCCTTATTTTTCTCTTTTTACTTCTTCTTTTTATACGCAGTCCATGGGGTCAAAATATTATCGTAGGTCAGGCCATAGATTATGTTCAAGATAAAACTGGTACTGAGGTAAAATTAGAACGCGCATTTGTAACCTTTGATGGCAATGTTCAAATTGATGGATTATATCTGGGCGATTTTAAGAATGACACACTTATTTATTCTCATAGTCTAGAGGCAGATTTAGCGCTATGGCCGCTTATTAATGGTACAGGTATCGATATTGATTACCTTGAATGGGATGGACTTACTGCTAGAGTAATCAGACAGGACTCCATAAAAGGGTTTAATTATCAATTTTTAATGGATGCCTTTGCTACAGCACCTGATACAACCGCTAGTCAACCTTTAAATCTTCATATAGGTGAGTTCCGTCTTACTAATTTTGATGTCGTTTACAAGGATCAAGTAGGTGAGATGGATGCTACCGCATTATTTGATGAACTTGTACTGGAAATGAATGAATTGGATCTTGAACAAATGATTGTTGATGTCGAAAATCTTTCATTAAAAAATGCGGTTATCAATTATGAACAAGATGTCGTTACTTCACTGGCAAAAGCAGAAAAAGATCATTTTCCTAATCAAGATACAAATCTAGCTGAGGCCATTACTGATGATGCAAATGATTCTCAGTTACCTTTATTAAAGGCAAATAATATAAATCTAACAAACGTAAAACTCAACTATAATTCTGAGCCAGACGGTATTGCGCTGCGTACAAACATTGGGACGCTAGAATCTTCTATTCCTATGGCTGACGTTCAAAACAATCAGTACGAAATCAGTAAATTTAAATTACATAGCAGTACAGTTGAGCTCTTAATAGAAGATGAATCTACTGTAGTGACCACAACAACTAGTGAACCTATAGTAATAGAATGGCCAGATTTCAATATCAAGCTGGATCACTTAAGTTTCAATGAAAATAATTTCTTGTATCGATTAAATGATGCTCCACTTTCTTCTGTTCAACTATCACCAGATGCTCTTTTATTAACTAAAATAAATATTGAACTGCACGATTTTAATCTTGCAAATCAAAAGGCTAGCGTAGTGCTAGATCAGATATCTCTTAGAGAACACTCTGGGATTGATGTTAAACAGCTATCTGGTGTTATTCAATTAACTGATAAAAATTTTAATATTGAAAAATTGAACGGTCAGATCAATAATAGCGCTATAAACGGTTCTATAGCTTTAGGTTATCAAGGCATTAATCAGCTGGTTAATCATCCAGAGTTATTAAAATTAAATGCGAGTATACCTGTCTATAAATTAGATTTAAAAGATCTATATCGTTTTCAGCCCGATTTAGCGAGTAACAGTTATGTTAGGCAAATAGCTAAACAACCTTTAACGGGACGAATAATAGTAAGTGGTAGTACTGATAATTTACAAGTTGATGGCTTTAATATAAATTGGGGACAGAACTCAGCAACTGCAAATGGAACTTTAACACATGTAACAGATGTGAACCGATTAACCTTTGAGTTTCCTAATATTAATGTTAGTGCCTATAGAACTTCACTGCTGCCTTTTATAAATGAAAAAGATCTAGGGATTACTTTGCCACAAAAAGCACAGTTAATAGCAAATTTATCTGGTAATGTCAATAAAATAAAAGGAAAAGCAGATCTAACAACCAGCTATGGTTTCATGACAATTGATGGGAATTTTAATAATGGTTCAAAAATCCAATTTGAATCAACAGTAGATATAGAGGAATTAGAACTGTCTAAAATGCTTTCTATGCCAGAATTGGGAAACTTAAGCTTACAACTACAAACTAGTGGTAGTGGTTCTAACGTTGAAGATCTAGATGCTAGTATGGATGGTACCATAACTAGTTTTGCCTACAACAACTACCCATTAACTAATATCCCGATTAAAGGAAGTATGAATAATGGATCTGGGATAATTACTTCAAAATTCAAGGATGATAATGTAAATATAGCTTTAGCCTCAAACTTTAAATTAGATCAACAGCTTACTATTGTTGATGCTGCTGTAGATGTTATAGGTATTGATTTAAGAGCTTTTGGTATTACCTCTCAAAATGTAAAAGCAGCTGGTAAGATAGATATGTCTTATGCTGGAAATGGTACTGATTATCAAATTAAAACTACTGTAGATGATGGAATCGCGGTCTTTGATGAACAATCGTATTTATTAGGTCAGTTGAATATGGATGCATTTGTAACTGCAGACTCTACCTCTTTAGATATTAAAAATAAAATGTTAGATCTAGAATTAAGATCTAATACAGGTCCACAAAATATAGCTACAGCACTGCAAAGACACATAGACAGATACCTGACGACTAGTCAACAAATGGACACCATACAGCCTGTAGTGATGAAAATTAATGGTAATGTAAGACCAGCACCTATTTTGCGCGATGTTATTTTACCACGGTTACAATCTTTAGACACGATCAATATTGCAGTGGATTTTAACGAAAAAGAGCGCAAATTAGATAGTGATATTAAAGTAGATTACGTCAAATATGCAGACAGTGAGATTGATAGTTTAGTCATATCATCTCAGTCTGACGCTCAAAATTTACAATTTCAACTAGGATTTAAAAATATTGCTGCAGGACCTATAAATATTAAGCGCACAGCTTTGACAGGTATCGTTGCAGAGAATAAACTGAACATTGATTTCACTTCTTATGATGATGAAGAAAGATTAATTCATTTTGCGAGCACGCTTTCGCGAAAGCGTGATATCGACGGAATTGAAAACCTAATTTTTAATTTATCGATTGATGATCTTATTCTCAATAAGCAGCCATGGTTCATACCAGATTCTAATGAAATAGCGGTAGGTGAACGGCAATTTTTATTTAAAGATTTTAAATTAACTAATGGAAATCAAAGCATAGAATTAAGAAGTGACCTACCTGATACTGATAATGATCACCTAGCTCTTTTACTAGATAATTTTAGACTCCAAGGGTTATTAAGTTATTTAAATTCTGATGAAAAACTAGCAACAGGAATTGTAAATGGTAAATTTATTTTAGATGATATTTATGGCGCTACTGGTATTCTAGCAGACTTGCAGATTAAAGATTTACATGCATTGGAAGTTCCTTTGGGTCAATTAAACCTAGATGCAAAATCATTAGATGGGTCAAGATATGATATGAATCTTGCTATTAAAGGAGCAAATGTAGATTTTGAACTTAAAGGTGATTATGAAGCAACAGATACAGCAGCAAATCTTAATCTAGATTTAAATATTAATCAAGTTAATGTATCCACAATAGCAGGTCTATCAGACGATTTCTTTAAAGACGGTAGTGGTTCTCTAAACGGAAAGTTTAAAGTCACAGGAACTACTATAGATCCCAATTATAGTGGTGAACTTAGATTTAATAATGCTAGTATTAATGTAGCAATGCTTGACACAAATTTTACTTTAAAAGATGAAAAAATAGCAATAGATAATGCTGGCATTACTTTAAATAAGTTGCGTATTGCAGATGCTCAAGGAGATATTTTTACATTAAATGGAAGTATTGGAACTGAGAATATTTTAGTACCAACATTTGATTTAAAATTGAAAGCCAAGGATTTTACAGCCTTGAACAGTACTGCAAAAGATAATGATCTTTACTATGGTAGAGCTACCTTTGACGCAAATGCATCTATAACGGGTAATCTTACTATTCCAGTTATTAATCTAGACTTAACCATTAAGGATGTGACAGATGTAACCTATGTCGTTCCTGCAACTGAATTAGATGTAGTGCAACGTGATGGTATTGTCCAGTTTGTCAATAAACAAAATCCAGATGCAATTTTAACTCAGACTGAAGAGGCATCAGCAACACTTACCGGATTTGATATTACAGCCGATTTTAAAATTAGAGACGATGCAAAATTGAAAATCATCATTGATCCTAGCACCGGTGATAATTTACAAGTGGCTGGTAGTGGTGATCTTAGATACAGAATGACGCCTAATGGCAGAATGACGCTAACAGGACGATATGAAATCGATAATGGCTATTATCAACTTAACCTTTATGAAATTGTCTCTAGACGATTTGATCTTGCTAAAGGTGGAAGCATTACATGGTCTGGAGATCCATTTGATGCAAATTTAGATGTAAGTGCTATTTATAAGGTAGAGACCAGTGCTAGTGCTTTAATGGCTAGTCAAACTAGTGGTGCAGATTTAAGTACTAAAAACAGTTTCCGTCAGCAATTACCTTTCTTAGTGTATTTAAATGTGGATGGTGAATTAATGCAACCAGAGATCAGTTTTAAAATAGACCTACCTAATGATGAACAAGGTGCTGTAGGTGGACAGGTCTATGGTAGACTACAACAACTTAATAATCAAGATCAAGAATTGAATAAACAAGTTTTTTCTCTTCTAGTACTTAATCGCTTTTTCCCTACTTCTGGAACAGATGGAAGCAATGGTGGTACAGCAACTATTGCCAGAGACAATTTAAACCAAGCCTTGAGTGATCAATTAAATCAATATGGAGGTAAATTACTAGGTAAGACTGGTATCGACTTTAGTTTTGGTGTAGATAGCTATACAGATTATCAAGGTACAAGTACACAAGAACGTACACAACTAGATGTAACAGCTAGTAAAAAATTACTCAATGATCGTCTAGTGGTAAGTGTAGGTAGTGAGGTCGATATTCAAGGATCTGCACAAGAAGGTGAAGAAACTCCAGTGATAGGTAATGTAAGTATTGAGTACTTACTTTCTCAAACTGGTCAATGGCGTCTAAAAGGTTTCCGTAGGAATCAGTATGATAATGTCATCGATGGTCAGTTGATTGTTAGTGGTATATCATTGATATTTACTAAAGAGTTTAATGAGTTTAAAAACTTATTTGCTAAAACGGTCCTTGAAGAAAATCAAAAGGCTCGCAAAGAGGAAGAAGAAGAGCGGCAAGAAGACGAAAAATCAACAGAATCAGATAACAAGTAA
- a CDS encoding BamA/TamA family outer membrane protein, whose protein sequence is MKANNYIRSLITLSLFLIITSCAVKKYVPEDELLLNETYVDIKLDSLTDVKDVAALKAQLDLTISPQPNSTFLGMRPGLHYYYKVKRDSGGFIARFMNRKIGEKPVYLSDVEQEATKDLLRNRLENRGFFFSNITSKTIENEKQKEANVTYEVTLPNPYRLKTYQVDNDSIPFYKVLENQLKDSPIKPGLRFDLSALTQERERIDSNLKGKGYYNFNSGFLIFQADTNQYDNRRFDLFLKLKKDVPTKAIKPYQIKAVKVYPYNVTGNDSTVMDSVRYAGKDYLQESDFFRPDRLDPFILLEPGDLYNPSKSRSTSRRLGSIGAYKFVNIEYKELQESNDSLNYLEANIYLSPLNKRALRAELQAVTKSNDFTGPSLGLTFSNRNLFKGGEVLNIKATGTYEVQVAGNSDAGQTSTEFSLGADLIFPRMLAPINVDSDYFEYAIPKTKTSLSATILNRSQLYSLLTFSGSFGYTWQANRYVTHEFNPISINYVNLLNTSTEFEEILDENTFLQNSFEQQFISGLTYSFTYNELIDERKKALFYVNSTLDIAGNSISLLSKENDEGKNEFLGLEYAQYAKADVDFRFHYLLNKDSRIATRFFAGYGLPYGNSDVLPFSKQYSSGGAYSVRAFRTRSLGPGVYSPADDDDRSFFDQSGNVRLEANIEYRFPIYSYFKGALFIDAGNVWSTAGNGLPGGNFSSNFYNELGIGAGLGMRVDVQGFVIRFDLAAPWHDPSMPSGDRWNFDVENPVFNFAIGYPF, encoded by the coding sequence TTGAAAGCAAACAATTATATACGCAGTCTAATAACCTTGAGTTTATTCTTAATCATAACATCTTGTGCTGTAAAAAAGTATGTGCCCGAAGATGAATTGCTTCTCAATGAGACCTATGTGGATATCAAACTAGATTCACTAACAGATGTAAAAGATGTCGCTGCGTTAAAAGCTCAATTAGATCTCACTATATCGCCGCAACCTAATAGTACTTTTTTAGGAATGAGACCAGGCTTGCATTACTATTATAAGGTTAAAAGGGATAGTGGCGGCTTTATAGCGCGATTTATGAATAGAAAGATAGGAGAGAAGCCTGTCTATTTATCTGATGTAGAACAAGAGGCAACAAAGGATCTATTGCGCAATAGATTAGAAAATAGAGGTTTTTTCTTCAGTAATATAACTTCAAAAACAATTGAAAATGAAAAGCAAAAGGAAGCTAATGTGACCTATGAAGTAACTTTACCTAATCCGTATAGATTAAAAACCTATCAGGTTGATAATGATTCTATACCATTTTATAAAGTTCTAGAAAATCAACTAAAAGACTCTCCAATTAAACCAGGATTACGCTTTGATCTGTCGGCCTTAACACAAGAGCGAGAGCGTATAGATAGCAACCTGAAAGGTAAAGGCTATTATAATTTTAATTCTGGGTTTTTAATATTTCAAGCAGATACTAATCAGTATGATAATAGAAGGTTTGATTTATTTCTTAAACTCAAAAAAGATGTACCTACTAAGGCTATAAAACCCTATCAAATAAAAGCTGTAAAGGTTTACCCATACAACGTTACTGGTAATGATTCTACTGTTATGGATAGTGTGCGTTATGCAGGTAAGGATTATTTACAAGAATCGGATTTTTTTAGACCAGATCGATTAGACCCATTTATTTTATTAGAACCAGGAGATTTATATAATCCATCTAAATCTAGGTCTACTAGTAGACGCTTAGGCTCTATAGGAGCATATAAATTTGTGAATATTGAATATAAAGAGTTACAAGAATCTAATGATAGCCTTAACTACCTAGAGGCAAACATCTATCTTTCTCCCTTAAATAAAAGAGCCCTAAGAGCAGAATTACAAGCGGTCACTAAATCTAATGATTTCACAGGACCTAGTTTAGGACTTACATTTTCTAACCGCAATCTTTTTAAAGGTGGAGAAGTTCTTAATATAAAAGCTACCGGTACCTATGAAGTGCAAGTTGCTGGTAATAGTGATGCTGGTCAGACCAGTACAGAGTTTAGTCTAGGAGCAGATTTAATCTTTCCACGCATGTTAGCACCTATTAACGTGGATAGTGATTATTTCGAATATGCAATTCCTAAGACCAAAACCAGTCTAAGCGCAACTATTTTAAATAGAAGTCAACTATATAGCTTACTCACCTTTTCAGGTAGTTTTGGTTATACTTGGCAAGCAAATCGATATGTAACACACGAGTTCAATCCTATTTCTATTAACTATGTAAATCTGTTGAATACGTCTACAGAATTTGAAGAAATACTAGATGAGAATACCTTTTTACAAAACAGTTTTGAGCAGCAATTCATTTCTGGATTAACTTATTCATTTACTTATAACGAGCTTATTGACGAGCGTAAGAAGGCTTTGTTTTATGTGAATAGCACTCTAGACATAGCTGGTAATAGCATCAGCTTATTAAGCAAAGAAAATGATGAAGGAAAGAATGAATTTCTAGGACTAGAATATGCACAATATGCAAAGGCAGATGTAGACTTTAGATTTCACTATTTATTGAATAAAGATTCTCGTATCGCCACCCGATTTTTTGCTGGTTATGGCTTACCCTATGGTAATAGCGATGTGTTGCCATTTAGTAAACAATACTCTTCAGGTGGCGCTTATAGCGTTCGTGCTTTTAGAACGAGATCATTAGGTCCAGGTGTTTATAGTCCAGCGGATGATGACGATCGTTCCTTCTTTGATCAATCAGGTAATGTTCGATTAGAAGCAAACATTGAATATCGTTTCCCTATCTATAGCTATTTTAAAGGAGCTTTGTTTATCGATGCTGGTAATGTATGGAGCACAGCTGGTAATGGATTACCTGGTGGTAATTTTTCTAGTAATTTCTATAACGAATTAGGGATAGGAGCAGGACTAGGAATGCGTGTTGATGTACAGGGATTTGTGATACGTTTTGATCTCGCTGCACCATGGCATGATCCATCTATGCCATCTGGTGATCGATGGAATTTTGATGTAGAAAACCCAGTATTTAATTTTGCCATAGGTTATCCGTTTTAA